From Vicia villosa cultivar HV-30 ecotype Madison, WI unplaced genomic scaffold, Vvil1.0 ctg.001863F_1_1, whole genome shotgun sequence, one genomic window encodes:
- the LOC131636938 gene encoding uncharacterized protein LOC131636938 — MDCTPAQKVRYGTHMLAKEADDWWLETRQRLEVAGEEITLIVFHREFLRKYYPEDVRGKKEIEFLELKRGNMSMTEYAAKFTELAKFYPYYEGAGAEFSKCIKFENGLRSEIKKAVGYQKIRTFPNLVDSCRIYEEDHNAHYKLVKDRRGKQNRSTPYDAPVGKGKAEVANGKKTSGGGAPASVVCFKCGEPGHKSDVCTAGEKRCFRCGKTGHITTDCRHKEVICFNCGEEGHISGKCQKPKREPGTGKVFALAGTQTTNENRNVGGAYFISNTFNYYR; from the coding sequence atggattgcactcctgcaCAGAAGGTTAGATATGGCACTCATATGCTGGCTAAGGAAGCAGATGATTGGTGGTTAGAGACTCGTCAGAGATTGGAAGTTGCTGGTGAAGAGATCACTTTGATTGTTTTCCacagagagtttctgaggaagtattatcctgaagatgttcggggtaagAAGGAGATTGAGTTCCTTGAGCTGAAACGGGGAAATATGTCAATGAcagagtatgctgcaaagttcactgagttggctaagttttacccGTATTATGAGGGAGCAGGTGCTGAGttttcaaagtgcatcaagtttgagaacgggTTGCGCTCTGAGATCAAGAAAGCTGTTGGGTATCAAAAGATTCGTACCTTTCCTAATCTGGTTGATAGTTGCAGGATTTATGAAGAAGATCATAATGCACATTACAAACTTGTCAAGGATAGGAGAGGCAAGCAGAACCGTAGCACACCTTATGATGCTCCAGTTGGAAAGGGAAAAGCAGAAGTGGCTAATGGCAAGAAAACTAGTGGGGGAGGAGCTCCTGCTAGCGTGGTTTGTTTCAAATGTGGAGAACCTGGTCACAAGAGTGATGTGTGTACTGCTGGGGAGAAAAGATGTTTCCGTTGTGGTAAGACAGGACACATAACTACTGATTGTAGGCATAAGGAAGTTAtctgtttcaactgtggtgaagaagggcaTATTAGTGGCAAGTGTCAGAAACCAAAGAGGGAACCAGGCACTGGAAAAGTGTTCGCTTTAGCTGGAACTCAAACAACTAATGAGAACAGGAATGTCGGAGGTGCGTATTTCATTAGTAATACTTTTAATTACTATCGTTGA